One Eurosta solidaginis isolate ZX-2024a chromosome 1, ASM4086904v1, whole genome shotgun sequence genomic window, tctttatcttttcctcaggtactgccagcgagggattttaggattttgttacggctctgaattctctgaacaattgcggctgcatgctcaccaaaatgtagatcctgatcaaatgtcacacccaagattttggggtgtaggacagtcggtagcgtagtgccatcgacgtggatgttcaaaatggtcgacatttgggacgtccatgttgtaaatatggtcgcggaagatttagtcggtgataatgccaggtttcgcgaggcgaaaaaactggagagatcagggaggtagccatttattttattgcatagctcatcgatctttgggcctgggcctgtggccattattgtgcagtcatcggcgtaggaaacgattgtgactccttccggtggtgaaggtagcttagatctgtagaaattaaacaaaagtggggataggacaccaccctgtggcaccccttgtttaattctccttggttttgatgtttcgtttgcaccgatgcctgccgaccacccagataatttgcggtccaccttttaaaacatgggggaagggtacacccttccaggtcttgcagtaacgagccatgttttgccgtatcaaaagcttttgataggtctagcgctacgagtactgttctatggtgggggtattgatttaaaccgcaatttatatgggtgctaatggcatttagcgcagtggtcgtgctatggagttttgccatgctgatgagaggctagctgcaaatttgcttggaaataagggagcaaaatggcttcaagcgtctttgctactggcgataggagagatatcggacgatacgactctcctatgtttgctggtttcccaggctttagtagcgggaccaccttggccattttccatttctcgggtatgacaaaggtggaaagaaacaggttgaaaacatgcgctaaatatttgaaaccctctttccctaggcttttaagcatcggcatggctatgccgtctgggcccactgctttggatggtttagcgcgaccaatggcgtcctcaacctctttagcggtgatggtgattggtgacgcgctgaatttgtgtttatgtgcgtgtctattggctctccgtctatctttgtcaaccgtaggatgcattatatattgtcggcagaaagcgctagcgtattttttcgcatccgacagcactttgtcgccaaaggcgatggaaactttgtctttgtgcttagtcggattcgatagggactttacggtggaccaaagtttacccacaccggtagagaggttacaacctcttaggtgcttctCCCATTTCTCCCGCTTGTGTTCGTGCACAAGCAATCTGCtgagttggtttatatcccttatttgggggtcgcctggatcaagatgtcttataaggtcacgttctctcgctaagtttgcggcctccgccgggaagtgggccggatttcgggaatgaaacgtgccgagtcggattcaatgaccttacggaaggcactctccttggcgggcatcagtcgggatagggagggcagcaaagcggttgtctgtaaaagatttataatcttcccactttcctttttgaagtttatgagtgcgtttttcggtgacgatgaagtcaacggtacgctcgagcgaaataagtataggcaggtcgtcggatgccaatgttaccttcggctgccagttgacgcagttcacgagttctgcgctcacgattgagatatctggcgaactgtgacagcttcctaccatacgtgtgggggcgtctccgtttattgtgcagaacgtcatttcttctatttgatccgccaacatcccacccctactgtccacccgcaagtttgagtgccacagatcgtgatgggcattgaaatcgcctaagataatgcgattgttgccagtgagtaaggctccgatagtagggcggtatccactggggcaacaggtggcagaagggatgtagatgttgttttaggcgtagactacgggacgcccttgggcgtgaacagcaaggagccacaaaagatttataaaagttacgtgtacgtcgggttttgggatcaagcccagaacaacctgtccgatgcaaccatcccttacacgagacacactgaacagagtatgaccgtcctaaaaagattattttccggcagatgcagcaaaaccatttctcaggaccggggtcaggagacggacccggattggattcgatgccttcccggagtaagagaatatggagcagtcctgctgcaaggagctgctgggaggatgacaatttgtgggagggacgcaacaaattaaatggcgtcacactgaaatgacagtcctttgtcgggaaaaatcccgagtcgctccggtacatagaaccgactgccttgggaagcgccggtACACCTCCCCGCCAAATTTGCTTTCGATACACACGACTGGCAACACTACAGTGACCATATATCTTCAAGAAAACGTTATTCTCAAATAAAGGCCCAAAGGAACCAGGTTTGATGAGGGAATTATGAGCTGATTCTCTTTTGGATGTCTACAATTTTACAGAACTTTGTCGATTATTAGTTCAAAGACGTCTGATCAGGGTGATGTATTTTCCAACTAGACGATTTGGACTAACCTGCCGTGAAGGAGCCTTAGGATATCGATAATGAAAGgctaactccttgagttttggaacAGAGCTTATTTAAAGGGAAAGgagtatgtattaaatttgaaCAACAAACCAAATTAGGGAAAGGATACACCCTGTGTAAGCTATTCTTTATTTCACAATGATTTAGTTGCTCTTTTTTTCTGAACCCAACTGATGCTTACCGGCTATTCAAACGATATGCGATTTACGGTTTTAGACTTGAAGGAatcttatttttttaaagtgtctAAGAATGGCTTGTCTAACTGCGTCCAGTATTTGGCATGGAATCTTTGGTTCGTCGTCCGAAGTATTtagtttattacattttttatctcagAGTTCTAGTTCTAGCGCTGTGAGAGTGCTACACATTTGGAATCCGGCGTGTGTTCACAAGGCTGTTTAACGAACCGATATGAAGAAGAGTAGCATGGCACCTGTACGTGCGCTCTTCAAAGCCTTCGCTACTGGTTACCGGAGGGATATTTCACGATATAACTATCCGCGATAAAGTAGCTTTCCCAGTTCTAGTAGGCGACAAATATTCTCTTTTTTGGGAATGGCAAGGGAGAGCGTAAATTACATACTGATGACCTTCTTTGGATACACAGCTCAGCTGCAGAAACTTTCGCATCGCCATAGCTCCACCACTGCACTGAAAGGGTGTCAGCCAGGGTGGTTAACCATAACTCGTTCCAACAGGAGAAAAGTAGGTGATACTCGATTAATCAGTCCTTCGATTTCCAAAATgaattttctttgttgttttggcgcatttggttgttgttgttgtagcgataaggacactccctgaagaCCTTGGggatgttatgttgttgtttttgttgtagcgataaggacactccccgaagtcctTGGGGATGTTATCGTTGTTGTTGATCCTTTGCCCGATGCAGATCCGgtccgttccggtaacaagcaccattaagtctccagccctaccatctcgggaacgatttagtatgaccacatgaaaccttcaactTGGGGTCACCACAGCCTCGGCtattaaagtaacaggattcgccacaggtaggtgaggttgataattgcgTTGGAGatgctatattttgcgctggcaacaccttgaaagggttgcgctacacaaccccatgaatcaatttggtattttagtcgcctctaatgacaggcatacctgccgtgggtatattctaagccccctaacccgctgaagGTGGCCGCGTGCTGCGTTTAAGGCTTCTACGTTGTCGCCAAAATTCGCGCATATACTCGGTATATATGTAACTCACTAGAGAAAAGTGAATTCAATATGAACTGTATATCTTACTGTCGGTCCCCGTTTCCGATAAAGTAGCTATCAGAAAATTCCAGAAAGAAAGAAAATATCCGGCTGGAGTGTAAATGGAGCTAATACACTTGTGTAGAATTTCTAACTGTACAGATCCTGTACAAATAAGTTTTATGGCCTACGCCATCATATCTCACATTTGTGTGTGTATTACTTGTGGGGCGACGCAAGGCAAAAGTTTCGGAACAGACTGCCCTTAGGCATCGCCGCAAAGTGTGCGTTATTGCTGGCTAGGCAATGATATGTGCGAATGACAGATGAAGCTCCGGctaagtatttttatcggaacccgcagAGGAAGAGGGATTTACGCGAGGCGAATCATGTTACAAACGCAACATATTTAGCAGGGTGGCTGTGGCCACCCCAAAGtgctcatggaactagggggcggGGGCGTTGTGGCCTAGAGGgttgaatgtggtcatattaaattaaattgtgcatgttaccggaacgtaacgggTCTATATCCGGCGAAAGACCATAGGcttctataacactccccaaaactgcGGCgtgtccttatctctacaacagCATCAGTGAGGGCACtcaactccgctggaaggaccaggcagaaaatgatttaaattccaTTTCCTTGGCGTGGCCAACTGGCACCAGTTAACCCAACGAAGACGCGGCTGGTGTgcattgttggacggccatatccgtttaaacggttaagcgccaattaagtaaaaataaatttttttcaaagaattattgaagtgaaaGAATAatgatgtatgtaaataaatataaatatttgattctaattcgagctaattgaatatctaattgcattagcagaagtcaattagatttctaattgtaaaggtaacccaatttttttttgctaatggcaactaattgcaattagatttatcattagaataaaaatttcaattatctaatgggaattagttgaactatttctaattgtttaatgaattagagaatataaaacaattgcatcaattgctaattctaattggaatttaacatgtatggtaataataacgtaaaaaagcaagaaaaataaaaaaatagtaaaaatccgttgtgtgataagaaactactatgtagatttgtgttatatacttcattacagtcaatacaaaaaaaagttgcgaccccccccccccccccccctggaaccaCACATGCCGGACgcatcctgtttcattaacaaccgaggccctggcgaccccgaactcctcatggatctagcgggtgggagggcggtatggcctggaaggttgttgttgttgttgtagcgataaggtttctccccaaaggctttggggagtgttatcgatttgagggtcctttgccggatacagacccggtacgctccggtaacacagcaccattaaggtgctagcccgactatctcgggaacgatttatatgaccacattaaaccttcaggccatcccatGAGGAGCTTTGGTTGGTCAGCTCTATTGCTGAGAACTGTATATGTAATGCAGGGTCAGGAAATTGAAGCAGATCGACATATAGTAACCAACTGCATTTTCCAAAAATGATGTCTTTAAAGAACTGTGATGTAAAACTGTTTTATACCTTGGTAGTctcacttttttttcaaaacataacTATTAGAATGTATTTCTTAATATGTACACAATATTTCTACTAACTACACTGATCATGTTTTCAATGAATAAAATTACGCAAGGCTTACGCTTCTTCCACTTGTCGTTCTATATCGGTGCCTTCGTACGTACTTTTCCTACGCATTGCTTCCTTTAATTGTGCGTACTCAAACCGTTTCTTTGACCATTGATACCTTTAGATTGAAAAAATGATTGCAAACACAAAATTGTTACAGGAACGTTTTGCGCAATATTTCATTTAACTCTACCTGCAAACTAGCCAATAACCCATTGTACCAAAGAAAAAACTTCCAAAGGCTACATGTGTCGATAGGCGCGTCCGTGATGTTCCAAGAAAGGTAAGAACGCCCATACCCATACCTCCACCGATGCCGTATAAGAAGCTGTTACGAAAGCATGGAATTTGTGATACATCGTgtccaaaaatttttaattcctgcaataattaataaatatggtGATATAACTTGCATATTTATGTTTGACAATCACCTTACCTTGTGTGGAGCTTCGTCGATTGGCAGAGTATCTGGCTCTTCCATCACTTTTTAATCGACTTTAGAACGAAAACACaattaaaagttattttattGCCGCAAAAGAAGGGAATATTTATTTCGAACAGCTGTTTTGACTCTCCCCTAAACAATGCGATCCACACAAATGTTTTGTAAGGTttgtgcatggcggaacgatacaagatggcagcatgggacagctgattatttactttttttatttgatttgatacatcaacttccagcgcagtacgattttgacatttgtccatcgaatttacaaaaacaaagaacatgggatttttatttatgtttgtaggtatgtaaccatgcttccactttgtatcgttccgccatgggtttGTTGAAGTTGAACAATGCTGCCACACCAGCCGGTGAGCGGCTGTGTAACACAAATCAAAAACCCAGATTACGCATTCacgaaatcaaaattttttcgttcTGTGGAACAACGTCACGGTTAGCTGCTTGAGCGAATaaaagaaagagagagaaaaacaagagctaaaggaaagtGACGaatgaattgcccataaaaaacagctgatcttttgtttacatgcgcaatgcgcaaacttctgtgtgtgatttgtggctgTGTAACATGTATGATGTTCCAATGAAGCATggtccagatacggatagaaattaaaatgcaaatgcaacaacaatgtgaactcTAATTGAggcgtcgactgctaatacgctaccaaaaatatcgagactggtgtcaaatgacgcgtattgacctctacaacaataatacgaaggcggaaaagaaaagttttatctctgtccgaagatatttgcagttgaagttggcgattttcatgtggttgttgtaatgttgtacccacaaaaaaaattaggaACATAAGTGTattgcgtggatatagttttggtctccaaaccggtgttggacacacccagggtaattttttataagcgcggctgaaggtgttctgcgcaaaaatactatggatactacccccggtttcggaatgacccgcgggtaatttctcgttttttttcgctaatatcttttgaacgagttaaaattgttatgttccaccttcggattattaatactcaTGTCAAGACTCGTCGTTTAAaacctctatcgatatttttcgtagcgtattagcagaagacccctcaactagacttttaccgttgttgtatttgcattttaaatttttatctgtATCTGGTTCACTGTTCATTGGAACACAAGGATAGTCGCGAGTTCCATAGTATCGAAATATAGAACGTAGGAATAATTAATATACATAAGGCCatacaaagaggatagatatatatatatatatttcctctCTTCCTTAACATTATAGTTCTGAATGCAGGATTTTCTTGTTAGCAGCTGCAAAACGAATAGCGTATGCGTTGCGAGTGCACCGTGTGAACACCATATTAGTTCCCTTTTGAAACATCAACCACACACAGGAAGTGGTGTTCTAAACGTAAATCATTTATTTACCTGAGTTGGTCGCACTTTGTTTAAGAAGTTTAAAAATACGGAAGGTTGAAACAAGTAATGTGAAATTCGTTTTAATTAATTCAAAGGAAAAAGCCGAACCGATTTTCCACGAATGCACTaagtaatttaaaagtaaagAGCGGAAGGGATTTTCCaccattttacaaaatattttaccgCAGGCCGTAGGCTTTAACTTAAACTAGAATTTTGAACATACATTGTTGCATGGAGCATGCCACGGTTAGTACGGAACAAATCTTACGCATTTTTACAGTTTTCGTCCTTAACTAAAGACAAAGTATTTAGTGCCTTAATATGGGGgggtacatatcgctcattttatTGCAAatagatttgattttttttaattttgtgtaCATCACAGCATGATTCCCCACTCGTAAGATTAAGCTGACATTTGAGAATACTCATCCTCGTTTTAATAATGGAGCAATATAAGAAGATAAAACTTTATTTGCGTTTTCCCAAACAACTTTATTTTggattacatctgtttacaataaaacgtgcgatgtCCCAATAAAAAAGGTAAAACTGACCtcgaaatatttgaatttttgggTAAAAAATCCAAAACAAAAGTGCATACGTTTCAACGGGACATCAAAAATTCACCTTATTCTGGCTAcagcatggctcaattatatggctGGCTCATATGGGATTGCCAAAAGGAGATGGCagcaaacgcaaaatgtaaccaagAGATTGACAATTAGTTACTGCCGTGgtagtaaatttttattaaaaaatagtttcacatcacCTTAAGTTATTTGtttagtaaatgcatctaatttagcgcattattttcccacaGAACAcaagaattaaaaattttataatttagcgATTATTTTCCCACAGCACACAATAATTGAAAAGTTTTATGatttctctccattccattcgcctaacaccaacacgaatattttgacaatctgaacaaaggtgtGTTGTTGCTACAGATATGAGTGAACCGTATAGTTGAACCATTTGCTACAGTGAGTCTATTTGAAAATTAACCAAAAACTACTTTGATAATAGTAGTATCAAGGTTtattaaaataacaacaataattaaagCAGAGTTATTCGaaaaactaataataatatttataaagtaaaaattttaaacgtTTTTACGGGACATTCGCGCAAGACGCGTACGAAAGTACGTTAAAAAAGTTATGCTGTGGCTATTTAAAGCTTTGCGTGTAAATTTACTCCAGACTGAAGAAATAGAAAATTGCATAATTCTGGGAAATACTTACTTACGCTCTTTTTCAaagtagtaaataaataaaaaggcagTGTCGTTTTCAGTAATGgcaatatattttaataaaattgctTAATTATAAAGTGGTTTTTAAGATTTCAACTATTTGttacttttaaattaatttttgttttatgatgCAGCTATTATATTGTTTGTTAGTATGTAGGTGTAATAGTTTATGCTTTTTCAGAAAGTGATCGATTgtattgttttgtatttgttgtttaatCATTTATAAGCTAAGTTGCATATGTATTATGTTGTTTGTATGGTGTGAAACTGCTGAGTGTATATTGGTGTAGTAACTGTAGTGTATTGTTTACAAATCAATTCAACTTATGTATGTAAAcgctttattttttaaaaagaaaaaacaaaaaaaaacgaaacataaTTGCAGTGGCTTTCATTTTCTCGTTGAAATAATTAactattttcaacttttttacaAATAAAAAGTAATTAATTACGAAATCTTGTGCCATTCTActgaatatttttaaatatatatttttttttttttgttattgtatatatatttctgtaaacacatatacatgtattttgtttgtataattgTTGTAAATACGTTTTATATATAGACTCTAAAATTGTTATACTATTATTTATGGATGCATGggtctattttatttatttattttttttctgcaTGGATATATTTATGTTCAAAAGGACAGCAataaattgttaataaaaatttattttaaaaattaaattgattGTAACGCATTATTAAGATTGTGGTTCAGTATTGGTTGTcataaattattaataaaatgttTGCATAGCTGTTTTCtttatacttattttttaaagcaTACTTATGTGCATgtgtacatgtaaatatatatgtgtacgcatgtatgtgtatgtattagAAAGAGTaaaaatatgtaatatatgtacaaTATGTATGTTAATGTATGTTAAATATATGCAATAATACACCAATGTATGTATGTCATATATGCACATAAACATTTTATGTAATTATAAAATATGTGAGTGTATAAAGTATTTTTATCaatgtatgcatatacatatgtatatgtgtagttTATATAGTACATGCGTGAGTGTGTTCGTTCACTTTCTGCAAGGCGCCACAAGAGTGGAGGGAACTTATGTTTAGTATGTAAGGTCCATTTTATAATTATAAAGTCAGTCATAACTCTTTTTATACATGAGTCCGTATGATTCATCAAAAATCATTGGTGTACAATAAGTTTATTGCAGATTTTATATAGAAATATCAGCTGaagaaaattatatcaaaatgaaCAGAACATTTGTACTACCTGCTAGCTAGTTTTAAGGTTAGCTTATGTTTTGGAATTAAGAGATTATTTAAATtgcttattttattgcaaatgctTTTGATCCTTACTGTTTGCTTTCATTCTCTCTGAACCGTTATTCGTCTTGAATTTTTTTGAGGATTTTCTCTGGCTTGTATTCCAGTCGGAAAGGGTTCAGAGAATTTTCTTTGGATAATTCAGCCCAAGCCAAGGCGGTTTTGCCTAGTCTAAAGCGGTAACGTTTTAATCAActataatataaatatttttctagTGGAGTCACTGATTCTAATGAGTGAGTTAATCAGCATTCTCTATAGTTTAAGAGCTTCAAATGACAAGGATACCACAGAGCCGGAAATTATGTGATTGTTTGGGACAATAAGAACCAGTGTTTATAGAAGACCCCGCAATACTAGAATCTCCGGAATTACTTTTGACACTAGACAAACTATATTTGTCAGGTTTATACTCccatacttatttactttgattTTGAATTATTCCGCCATAAATTCAAACTTTATAGTTGCTAAGGAATCAGGTTTGTCCTTGCATTTACATGTTAAAACGAAGGATGCGCAAGTACTTCTTGTAGTACAGACTTCATTTAGAATTTTAGTCGGTCATCCTTTAGAAATTCGAATAAGTTCTGGAGCAGCATTCATGAAAACCAACTTTCCCAATATTTGTAATGTGTATATCCCTTTTTGGAGAGAGCAGGGCCTGAAAGGAATACTCTTTATATATCAATCACAGCGGGTTGTTGTAAGAGCTACATAGAGCAAAGACTGTCATTACAGACAATTTGAAGCGGTTATTAATAACTGATCACTTCAGATCATACTAACGCACTGTTTTTAAGTAAGCGGATATGAAATTTACTAGAACGTTTTTAACAGATAACAAATTGATTCTAGAAAAATACAGTCGCGAACACATAGAAAACGATTTGACATCAATTTTACATTTGTATATCTGAAGTAGTTAAGACTTATACTTCAGATAATAGCAAGACAGCCAAATTCAACCAATGAGGCAATAAAGGAATCAGACAATAACTGCAATAGGATTAGTGTAAAATGTCATCATAGAGCACTGTACTATACCACAGATAAGATACTTCAAAACTCTCCCTTTAACGAAACCGTCAATATGCTAAGTATACAGCTAAGTATATGTCCAACTTTTAACTAGATATTCAGAGCttcaaaagaaaaaatatctgaatATATTGGCCACATTTTCCCAATAGTCTATTTGAAATTTAAGCGCGGTgttcttttataaaaaatacaaaaaatattaccGATTAAGCCCATGGCCGTAGATAGATATAGTATCGTTTTCCAAGTTCATCTACCCAGTGTAACAGTGCTTCCAAATACGCCAACGAGTTTCTGAGAATATAATTATTTTATGCGTAGTGTCTTTTAAAGCATAAGAAAGTCAGTTGATTTTGGTGCTTTAATACCATTTTCTGAAGCAAACTTTAAGGTTTATCTGTCCGACAAAAACATTTCATGTGAGCAAAATTTGTGTTTAAAGGGCAGATAAATTTAGAGTTCACATGAGAGCTCTTAAGTTTTAAATTTGGTTAAAATTGAAACTATTTATCATTTTATTGAAGTCCACGCTGAGATCAAACCTAATTAAAAAAAGactcaaaaatttgttttcaatgtAAATATACATATTGACAGCGATCTCAGAAAGCAAATTTCGTACTTATCTAGTGGTCTGTGACTATAGTCTGCACTCGCAATCACAAACTAGAAGGCAATAGGACCAAAAAATTCTACTGAATTAAATCAAACCTACTGAGAGCGCTTCAATGGTATGACCGCTCACGTGAACTCTTCTTGCATTTGCTTTCTCAAAAATCGAAATATAAATAGCGCCATATGTTTCGTACATGGTCGATACACTCACTTTCACATGAATAGAGTCACCTTGAAATTAGTTTTCACTAATAATTGTTtgcaattatataaattaaatttttgactGACCTTAAAATTATAAAAGGAAATGTATGTAGCGTACATAAAAATGTTTTTGACATAAATAGTTGCTTTGTAAGAATCACAAATAAGTTCCTCTTTAAAACGCCACTAATTTTAACTACTGCATAACGTTAAGtgtttaatatttttgtattaatttCTAATATTGGAAAACTTTCAtatcaattattattttctaGACGCTTTTCGTATAAAGATTAAAAatgtatagatttttttttttttttttttttgtggatttgtTATATAAAAGTGTGTAAAGTGTGTTTGTTTTTAACAATAATATCAAATGAATATTAAAGTTAATCGCTTTTTATATATGCATGTACGTTTAGATGTATTTATATAATAAAACATATGCAAGCATTTATGTAATCAAACTTATGCACTCTGAAGTACatacataatttaaaataaataaaaatgttttgtgAGTAAAATAAAGggttcagagttttgtgcatttgattGGGTAACTTTGCTACAGCAAGTATAAACTACagatcgtgaacaactttttttattttgaattttctatttttatatcttgtgacagttgctgatttgctattcaaaaatattttggtCTTTGATATTGCAtatttgcaatgacgtagcaaatcCATAGTCATATATTTTGTTGGTGTATTGTGCAAATAAACTACACATGTTTGCAATGATGCCAGACCATTTGcgcaaaatcctgaactcccttatAACTTAGACCCCTTTATTTGACATAATACATATTTGAGCCTTACACTTAGTTCGGAAGAGTGTTTTATGATATCACTTTTCAATAAAttcagtttttatttttgttgtagtgtTTATATTAGCTATTTGCAGTATGCCTAGATAGAAAGAGATCTAAAAAGATATttcataacaaaatattttgaacctatttatttttatatatttggtaTTTTGTATGTGATATTTCCATTAACAGCTATCGATTTTTGAACTACAAAACGTCTAGGCAATCGCAAAGTGTAAGAATTTGAGTGTTTTGAGTTTCTGTTTTCATTTTGGTAGCATGACTTCCCTATCACACCTTCTTCTATTACTTTCTTTGATGTGTTTTAacacaaaaatgttatataacattATGTATGTGCGCAATATCTACATAAAAACAAAGGGATTTTGAAATTCTTCCCCAAACCTCAAAATcagaattgtttttatttttatttaatgcaTACTAATCgcatgaaaattaaaatttttctattgAGACTTCGTTGCGTATTTATAAAAAAGTACGAATA contains:
- the l(3)87Df gene encoding cytochrome c oxidase assembly protein COX20, mitochondrial; its protein translation is MEEPDTLPIDEAPHKELKIFGHDVSQIPCFRNSFLYGIGGGMGMGVLTFLGTSRTRLSTHVAFGSFFFGTMGYWLVCRYQWSKKRFEYAQLKEAMRRKSTYEGTDIERQVEEA